Proteins found in one Vallitalea guaymasensis genomic segment:
- a CDS encoding ABC transporter permease — protein MWNFPENLSFEISKPIDAVVKWLLVNWDGFFDGISKFVLGVFNIVEGTLGIVPWWLMLIGLFYAGFKLYNVKTAVVLTGMLFTIGLFGLWELMIYTLVIVIIAVLVSVVIGLPMGILMAKSEVCKRIMMPVLDAMQTMPSFVYLLPAVMFFGLGKVPAVIATTTYAVPPLIRLTYLGISTVDKEVIEAGKSFGSTTKQMLLKIEFPQALSSIMTGINQTTMMAMAMVVIASMIGAEGIGAQVLISIRRMEVGKGFQAGLAIVFLAIILDRVLQGAANRLKEAE, from the coding sequence TTGTGGAATTTCCCGGAAAATTTAAGCTTTGAGATTAGTAAACCAATTGATGCTGTAGTAAAATGGTTACTAGTCAATTGGGATGGTTTTTTTGATGGAATAAGTAAGTTCGTTTTAGGAGTATTCAATATAGTTGAAGGTACTCTAGGAATAGTACCTTGGTGGCTCATGTTGATTGGATTATTTTATGCAGGATTTAAATTGTATAATGTTAAAACAGCAGTTGTACTAACAGGTATGTTATTTACAATTGGTTTATTCGGGTTATGGGAATTGATGATTTATACTTTGGTTATTGTTATTATAGCGGTTCTAGTTTCGGTTGTTATAGGATTACCTATGGGAATTTTAATGGCTAAATCTGAAGTATGCAAAAGGATAATGATGCCTGTTTTGGATGCTATGCAAACCATGCCGAGTTTTGTATATTTGTTACCAGCAGTCATGTTCTTCGGTCTTGGTAAAGTACCAGCTGTTATTGCAACAACAACATACGCAGTACCTCCTCTTATCAGATTAACATATCTAGGAATATCAACAGTGGATAAAGAGGTTATAGAAGCTGGTAAGTCTTTTGGATCAACTACAAAGCAGATGTTATTGAAGATTGAATTCCCGCAGGCATTATCATCAATTATGACAGGCATCAATCAAACAACAATGATGGCAATGGCTATGGTTGTAATAGCTTCTATGATTGGAGCAGAAGGTATTGGTGCCCAAGTATTGATTTCTATTCGAAGAATGGAAGTTGGTAAAGGTTTTCAAGCCGGGTTAGCCATTGTATTTCTAGCGATAATTCTAGACAGAGTATTGCAAGGTGCTGCCAATAGACTTAAGGAAGCGGAGTGA
- a CDS encoding ABC transporter substrate-binding protein, which translates to MKKKLIMIIMSVLLIISLTACATKEKIVIGEGDWDSNTFHDQIVKIIIEEGYGVEVDIVAADTSVMVSGLKTKDIDAVLELWSDNVLTYKDDIANKEYVELAVNYDDNMQGLYVPTYLVEGEDALAPDLKSVKDLNKYADLFPDPEESGKGIIYGGPEGWSATLMLHNKMKVYGLSDNFNFKTIDSNATLSATLAGAYEKGEPWVGYNWEPTWIMGLYDMTLLADSSYNADDFEKGIGAFPAVRVTVCANNEFQEKYPELAKFLSKYTTSSELTSQGLAYMQTEGVEADVAAKWFLKENEELWKNMISEEAYNKVKKAIED; encoded by the coding sequence ATGAAAAAGAAATTAATTATGATTATAATGAGTGTTTTATTAATCATATCACTTACAGCATGTGCTACAAAAGAAAAAATAGTGATTGGAGAAGGAGATTGGGATAGTAATACTTTTCATGACCAAATAGTTAAAATTATTATAGAAGAAGGTTATGGTGTTGAAGTTGATATCGTAGCTGCAGATACATCGGTGATGGTGTCAGGATTAAAAACAAAAGATATTGATGCAGTTCTAGAACTATGGTCAGATAATGTGCTTACATATAAAGATGATATTGCAAATAAAGAGTATGTTGAGCTAGCAGTTAATTATGATGATAACATGCAAGGCTTATACGTACCAACATATTTGGTTGAAGGGGAAGACGCTTTAGCTCCTGATTTGAAATCAGTAAAAGACCTTAATAAATACGCTGATCTATTTCCAGATCCAGAAGAATCAGGAAAAGGTATTATTTACGGTGGACCAGAAGGATGGTCAGCAACGTTAATGCTTCATAATAAAATGAAAGTTTACGGATTAAGCGATAACTTTAATTTTAAGACAATTGATTCAAATGCTACCCTATCAGCGACCCTAGCTGGTGCATATGAAAAAGGGGAACCATGGGTAGGATATAATTGGGAACCAACTTGGATAATGGGTCTATATGATATGACTTTACTAGCAGATAGCAGCTATAACGCTGATGATTTTGAAAAAGGTATTGGCGCATTTCCAGCTGTTCGTGTAACGGTATGTGCTAATAATGAATTCCAGGAAAAATATCCAGAATTAGCTAAGTTCTTAAGTAAATATACAACATCATCTGAATTGACAAGTCAAGGTCTTGCATATATGCAAACTGAAGGTGTTGAAGCAGATGTTGCGGCTAAATGGTTTCTAAAAGAGAATGAAGAATTGTGGAAAAATATGATAAGTGAAGAAGCTTATAATAAAGTAAAAAAAGCTATAGAAGATTAA
- a CDS encoding AraC family transcriptional regulator encodes MITKKTLAREILSKLVVEVIHAEYYQCTSIWGYTNQINNCNKLYLIMDGEGYGKINDIEFHVYPGQLILIPSNSSHSFHSYHGKDITKYFCHFKAKTGDLELFEFLKSPYLLTVSDNKSLIELFEQLISNFTSDDYMGVLRENSVLLQMILFYLEHIPNDEIEIVETKSTEILSSVINYITNNLSKNINIIDLAELVYLHPNYFIRYFKKHMGTSPKNYINKLKLEKAKELLLTTKLSIVDISKEIGYSDSCYFSKYFKKITGFTPTEFRDIKNI; translated from the coding sequence ATGATAACTAAAAAAACATTAGCTAGAGAAATTCTTTCCAAGTTAGTTGTTGAGGTAATTCATGCAGAATATTATCAATGTACAAGTATTTGGGGATATACTAATCAAATTAATAATTGTAATAAATTATATTTAATCATGGATGGAGAAGGATATGGCAAAATTAATGATATTGAGTTTCATGTTTATCCTGGGCAATTAATTTTGATACCTTCCAATAGCTCTCATTCCTTTCATAGTTATCATGGTAAGGATATAACTAAATACTTTTGCCACTTTAAAGCTAAAACTGGAGATTTAGAACTATTTGAATTCTTGAAAAGTCCATATTTATTAACAGTATCTGATAACAAAAGTCTTATAGAATTATTTGAGCAGTTAATTTCAAATTTCACAAGCGATGATTATATGGGAGTATTACGAGAAAACTCCGTATTATTACAAATGATTCTATTCTATCTTGAACATATTCCAAATGATGAAATTGAGATTGTAGAGACTAAATCTACAGAAATATTATCCAGTGTAATTAATTATATAACCAATAACCTATCCAAAAACATTAATATAATTGATTTAGCCGAATTAGTTTATTTACACCCTAATTATTTTATAAGATATTTCAAAAAACATATGGGAACTTCACCAAAGAATTATATTAATAAGCTGAAATTAGAGAAAGCAAAAGAATTACTATTAACTACAAAATTGAGTATTGTAGATATATCCAAAGAAATTGGTTATTCTGATTCATGTTATTTCTCTAAGTATTTTAAAAAGATCACAGGTTTTACACCAACTGAATTTCGAGATATCAAGAATATCTAA
- a CDS encoding glycoside hydrolase family 88 protein, with amino-acid sequence MTQEKLIQLKKLCIDKTTNNMNIIKNDLREYSASEDGNYFKEMSLDNKSLDLSHIFVWTPSFYTGMACLAYQVTDRPEYLKWLNGFYDEYHDKVFNTPMDTMHDLGFLYTPYSVALYKLTGDVNHKKVAIKAAEELAKRFMVKGNYIRAWGRVDDKIPEYVSEELSKNHFFTESKGLAIIDSMMNIPLLYWATEVTGNMYFANIANAHADMTLKYFIRDDYSVYHAYRFDEKTGEPIGGTNYCGYSDESYWARGATWAIYGFAIAYGYTHNEKYLEASKKLAEKYIENIKETIVPVWDFRLPEGEKQAKDTSAAAVAACAFIELAKYDDNEELLEWADKIINKLSEEEYMNQDTDCSGILKQSNGRELYWICGDYYFMEAVCKRLNNVEMFW; translated from the coding sequence ATGACACAAGAGAAATTAATCCAATTAAAAAAGCTATGTATAGACAAAACAACAAACAATATGAACATAATCAAGAATGATTTAAGAGAATATTCAGCAAGTGAAGACGGAAATTACTTTAAAGAAATGTCTCTAGATAATAAATCTTTAGATTTATCACATATATTTGTATGGACACCTTCTTTTTACACTGGAATGGCTTGTTTAGCTTATCAAGTTACTGATAGACCAGAATATCTAAAATGGCTAAATGGTTTTTATGATGAATATCATGATAAAGTATTTAATACACCTATGGATACAATGCATGACCTAGGCTTCTTATATACTCCATATTCTGTTGCATTATATAAATTAACAGGAGATGTCAATCACAAAAAAGTAGCCATAAAAGCAGCAGAAGAACTGGCTAAGAGGTTCATGGTAAAAGGTAATTATATCAGGGCTTGGGGAAGAGTTGATGATAAAATACCTGAATATGTATCAGAAGAACTCTCAAAAAACCATTTTTTCACAGAAAGTAAAGGGTTAGCCATAATTGACAGTATGATGAATATACCATTATTATATTGGGCGACAGAAGTTACTGGCAATATGTATTTTGCTAATATTGCTAATGCTCATGCTGATATGACGCTAAAATATTTTATTAGGGATGACTATTCAGTTTATCATGCATATAGATTTGATGAGAAAACAGGAGAACCAATCGGCGGAACTAACTATTGCGGTTATTCTGATGAATCCTATTGGGCAAGAGGTGCAACATGGGCAATATATGGTTTTGCCATAGCTTATGGTTATACACATAATGAGAAATATCTTGAGGCTTCCAAAAAGCTTGCAGAGAAATATATAGAGAACATAAAAGAAACAATTGTACCTGTATGGGATTTTAGATTACCAGAAGGGGAAAAACAGGCTAAGGATACATCAGCAGCAGCAGTAGCAGCTTGTGCTTTTATAGAACTAGCAAAATATGACGATAATGAAGAATTATTGGAATGGGCAGATAAAATTATTAATAAGCTTTCTGAGGAAGAATATATGAACCAAGATACTGATTGCAGCGGTATCTTAAAACAATCAAATGGTAGAGAATTATATTGGATCTGTGGAGATTACTATTTTATGGAAGCAGTGTGCAAAAGGCTTAATAATGTGGAGATGTTTTGGTAA